TTAATCAAAGGCATCAGAGTGCTGGCAAAAAAGGACGGTAGCGGTCTGTTCGCAGCCATGCCATCCCATTTAGGCGGTGACAATAAGTATTATGACACCGTCCAATTCTTAACGCCTGAGGCAAAAAATGAATTGCAAGAAGTGGTTCTTGCAGCCTACGAGGCATAAAAGAATTTAAAATTTTAAAGCTGT
This is a stretch of genomic DNA from Candidatus Omnitrophota bacterium. It encodes these proteins:
- a CDS encoding septation protein spoVG gives rise to the protein MSQVKTKQKQARKEVKTMIEVARVYKVEKDEGTLKAFVDIKVADAVLIKGIRVLAKKDGSGLFAAMPSHLGGDNKYYDTVQFLTPEAKNELQEVVLAAYEA